In the Salinirubrum litoreum genome, one interval contains:
- a CDS encoding NOP5/NOP56 family protein, with translation MTTPWFADLSPDEAASETARSRIRDGSADAPDDWPARAVESGFAESESDYYATLREATISATREAVTERERADDQQLVHAVRAMDDTARTANELAERLAEWAGSLFDDPGTGIAGARAVADIDPADPTEERAVSLAQRVVDLADERDDLESYVRERAPTVYPNLAEMAGPVLATRLVALVGGLESLAKKPSGTIQVLGAEDALFAHLRGHAPSPKHGIIFTHEYVRGTRREDRGSAARAFAGKLAIAARIDHYSGDYRPELHAELRDRIETIQARGADDA, from the coding sequence ATGACGACCCCGTGGTTCGCGGACCTGTCGCCCGACGAGGCCGCCAGCGAGACGGCCCGCAGTCGGATTCGAGACGGGTCGGCGGACGCCCCCGACGACTGGCCGGCACGCGCGGTCGAATCGGGCTTCGCCGAGAGCGAGTCGGACTACTACGCCACGTTGCGCGAGGCGACCATCTCTGCGACACGCGAGGCGGTCACCGAACGCGAACGCGCCGACGACCAGCAGTTGGTCCACGCGGTGCGCGCGATGGACGACACCGCCCGCACCGCGAACGAACTCGCCGAGCGACTCGCGGAGTGGGCCGGGAGCCTCTTCGACGACCCCGGCACCGGCATCGCGGGTGCCCGCGCCGTCGCCGACATCGACCCCGCCGATCCGACCGAGGAACGCGCCGTCTCGCTCGCACAGCGTGTCGTGGACCTCGCCGACGAGCGCGACGACCTGGAGTCCTACGTCCGAGAGCGCGCCCCGACCGTCTACCCGAACCTCGCGGAGATGGCCGGGCCGGTGCTGGCGACCCGCCTCGTCGCGCTCGTCGGCGGCCTGGAGTCGTTGGCGAAGAAACCCTCGGGGACGATCCAAGTGCTCGGTGCCGAGGACGCGCTGTTCGCGCACCTCCGGGGCCACGCCCCCTCGCCGAAACACGGGATCATCTTCACCCACGAGTACGTTCGCGGGACCCGCCGCGAGGACCGCGGCTCGGCCGCCCGTGCCTTCGCCGGCAAGTTGGCGATCGCCGCACGCATCGACCACTACTCCGGCGACTACCGTCCGGAACTCCACGCCGAACTGCGCGACAGGATCGAGACGATTCAGGCGCGAGGTGCCGACGATGCGTGA
- a CDS encoding fibrillarin-like rRNA/tRNA 2'-O-methyltransferase, translating to MRELPTATDGGRPSLPVATDGGRPSLPAGVERRSFDGRERLATRGPTVYGEPSDGEWRLWDAGRSKLGAMLALGMDTGLAGGESVLYLGAASGTTVSHVADFSGPTYAVEFAPRPTRDLLGVAEDRQNLFPLLKDARKPATYAHVVESNLDVLVQDVATRGQAEVALRNRQFLADDGRLLVAIKARSEDVTADPSDVFESVLGELETGYEVLETERLDRFHEDHLGIVARPR from the coding sequence ATGCGTGAACTCCCCACGGCGACCGACGGCGGGAGGCCGTCGCTCCCCGTAGCAACCGACGGCGGGAGGCCGTCGCTCCCCGCGGGCGTCGAACGCCGGAGCTTCGACGGCCGGGAACGACTGGCGACGCGCGGGCCGACCGTCTACGGCGAACCCTCGGACGGCGAGTGGCGCCTCTGGGACGCCGGGCGCTCGAAACTCGGTGCGATGCTCGCACTCGGGATGGACACTGGCCTCGCTGGCGGTGAGTCGGTGCTGTACCTCGGCGCGGCGAGTGGGACCACGGTCAGCCACGTCGCAGACTTCTCGGGACCGACCTACGCGGTGGAGTTCGCGCCCCGACCGACCCGCGATCTGCTCGGCGTGGCAGAAGACCGCCAGAACCTCTTCCCGCTGCTGAAGGACGCCCGGAAGCCGGCGACCTACGCTCACGTCGTGGAGTCGAATCTGGACGTGCTCGTGCAGGACGTGGCGACACGCGGGCAGGCCGAGGTCGCCCTGCGGAACCGGCAGTTCCTCGCGGACGACGGGCGACTGCTGGTCGCTATCAAAGCCAGAAGCGAGGACGTGACCGCCGACCCGAGCGACGTGTTCGAGTCGGTACTCGGCGAGTTGGAGACGGGCTACGAGGTTCTGGAGACCGAGCGACTGGATCGGTTCCACGAGGACCACCTCGGCATCGTGGCGAGGCCGAGGTAG
- the gpmI gene encoding 2,3-bisphosphoglycerate-independent phosphoglycerate mutase, producing MRAALVVLDGWGLGDHDRRDAVKAADTPTFDRIWNAGAHETLTTHGRAVGLPDGQMGNSEVGHLNIGAGRVVKQAYTRIGDDIEDGSFFENEALLSAFEHAEANDGQVHFMGLVSDGGVHSSQEHLHALIELAGRRGTDAVTHAFTDGRDTDPHGGEGYLEALQSVVDEQDTGGVATVSGRYYAMDRDQNWDRTRRAYDAIVSREAEYEADSAVAAVTESYERGETDEFVEPTTVAGGATLDDGDAVVFFNFRADRARQLVRMLADIEPEAWGADTTPPATRVVTMTEYDKEFGLPVAYPPNQPEDTLGEVVSETGLTQLRLAESEKYAHVTYFLNGGREVEFPGENRQIVESPDVPTYDRKPEMSAEGVTDTAIEFIEADDPDLLVVNYANPDMVGHTGDFDAAVAAVEAVDEQLGRLLDAVAEAGGHAIVTADHGNADDMGTADRPHTAHTFNPVPVIYLTPAGDGGGRTLRSGGALCDLAPTILELMSLPQPDAMTGESLLE from the coding sequence ATGCGAGCCGCACTGGTGGTACTCGACGGCTGGGGACTGGGCGACCACGACCGACGGGACGCGGTGAAGGCGGCCGACACGCCGACCTTCGACCGCATCTGGAACGCCGGGGCACACGAGACGCTGACGACGCACGGGCGCGCCGTCGGTCTCCCCGACGGGCAGATGGGCAACTCCGAGGTCGGTCACCTCAACATCGGTGCGGGCCGGGTCGTCAAGCAGGCGTACACTCGGATCGGCGACGACATCGAGGACGGCTCCTTCTTCGAGAACGAGGCCCTGCTCTCGGCGTTCGAGCACGCCGAGGCGAACGACGGACAGGTCCACTTCATGGGACTCGTCTCCGACGGCGGCGTCCACTCTTCACAGGAGCACCTCCACGCGCTGATCGAACTCGCGGGCCGGCGGGGGACCGACGCCGTGACCCACGCCTTCACCGACGGCCGGGACACCGACCCGCACGGCGGCGAGGGCTACCTCGAAGCCCTCCAGTCGGTCGTCGACGAACAGGACACGGGCGGCGTGGCGACCGTCTCGGGGCGCTACTACGCGATGGACCGCGACCAGAACTGGGACCGCACCCGGCGCGCCTACGACGCCATCGTCTCCCGCGAGGCAGAGTACGAAGCCGACTCTGCGGTCGCGGCCGTGACCGAGTCCTACGAGCGCGGGGAGACCGACGAGTTCGTCGAGCCGACCACCGTGGCGGGCGGCGCGACGCTGGACGACGGCGACGCGGTCGTCTTCTTCAACTTCCGGGCCGACCGCGCCCGGCAACTGGTCCGGATGCTCGCCGACATCGAGCCTGAGGCGTGGGGCGCGGACACCACCCCGCCGGCGACGCGGGTCGTCACGATGACCGAGTACGACAAGGAGTTCGGTCTCCCGGTCGCCTACCCGCCGAACCAGCCGGAGGACACGCTCGGCGAAGTTGTCTCGGAGACCGGACTCACGCAACTGCGACTGGCCGAATCCGAGAAGTACGCCCACGTCACCTACTTCCTCAACGGCGGGCGCGAGGTCGAGTTCCCCGGCGAGAACCGCCAGATCGTCGAGAGTCCGGACGTGCCGACCTACGACCGCAAGCCGGAGATGTCCGCCGAAGGTGTGACCGACACGGCAATAGAGTTCATCGAGGCGGACGACCCGGACCTGCTCGTCGTCAACTACGCGAACCCGGACATGGTGGGGCACACCGGCGACTTCGACGCCGCCGTGGCGGCAGTCGAGGCGGTGGACGAACAACTCGGCCGGTTGCTGGACGCCGTGGCAGAAGCCGGCGGGCACGCGATCGTCACGGCCGACCACGGGAACGCCGACGACATGGGCACCGCAGACCGGCCGCACACCGCCCACACGTTCAACCCGGTGCCGGTGATCTACCTCACGCCGGCCGGCGACGGTGGCGGCCGGACCCTGCGCTCGGGCGGCGCGCTCTGTGATCTCGCGCCGACGATTCTCGAACTGATGAGTCTGCCACAACCGGACGCGATGACCGGCGAGTCGCTGTTGGAGTAG
- a CDS encoding metal-dependent hydrolase family protein has protein sequence MILRDVRLLSGDEEFEDAAIRVDPDAGTITAVGDAERRADEPVVSLPGRTVLPGLVDAHVHFSLSGERSVEEVVGLSDPELTLVEARNARETLEAGVTGVRAMGASDVDVHVRDAIERGDVPGPRTVANCRSITITGGHGHHLGREIDGPADARKAVREQVKRGAEFIKFMTTGGVTTPGTDPGAVALTDAELDALVDEAHARGVHTATHAHGAAGVKAAVAAGVDTVEHGTFLDDEAIDLMLAEDVTLVPTLSAPYRITRNAAGATTESARKTEQVYEQHIESFRMAAEAGVRIAGGTDAGTPFNFHGANASEMQFMAEYGLGARDAIRAMTETAAEVVGLDGSGTLDPGTHADLLVVAGNPLDDLTVLNDPEAVLKGGDLVAGSLADGEWEGREETDGRTADVTSAARR, from the coding sequence ATGATTCTGCGGGACGTGCGCCTCTTGTCGGGCGACGAGGAGTTCGAGGACGCCGCGATCCGGGTCGATCCGGACGCTGGAACGATCACGGCGGTCGGTGACGCCGAGCGACGGGCCGACGAACCGGTCGTCTCGTTGCCGGGCCGGACCGTCCTGCCGGGACTGGTGGACGCCCACGTCCACTTCTCGCTGTCCGGCGAACGCTCGGTCGAGGAAGTCGTCGGTCTGTCCGACCCGGAACTGACACTCGTCGAAGCCAGAAACGCCCGCGAGACGCTCGAAGCCGGCGTGACCGGCGTCCGGGCGATGGGTGCCAGCGACGTCGACGTCCACGTCAGAGACGCCATCGAACGCGGCGACGTCCCCGGCCCCCGGACCGTCGCCAACTGCCGGTCGATCACGATCACCGGTGGGCACGGCCACCACCTCGGGAGAGAGATCGACGGCCCGGCGGACGCCCGGAAGGCGGTCCGAGAACAGGTGAAGCGCGGCGCGGAGTTCATCAAGTTCATGACGACCGGCGGGGTGACGACGCCCGGCACCGACCCCGGCGCGGTCGCACTGACCGACGCCGAACTCGACGCACTCGTCGACGAGGCCCACGCGAGAGGCGTCCACACCGCGACCCACGCACACGGCGCGGCGGGCGTCAAAGCCGCCGTCGCGGCCGGCGTGGACACGGTCGAACACGGCACCTTCCTCGACGACGAGGCGATCGATCTCATGCTCGCCGAGGACGTGACACTCGTGCCGACACTCTCCGCGCCGTACCGCATCACCCGAAACGCCGCCGGCGCGACGACAGAGAGCGCCCGGAAGACCGAGCAGGTGTACGAGCAGCACATCGAGTCGTTCCGGATGGCGGCCGAGGCCGGCGTCCGAATCGCCGGCGGCACCGACGCCGGCACGCCGTTCAACTTCCACGGCGCGAACGCCAGCGAGATGCAGTTCATGGCCGAGTACGGACTGGGTGCCCGCGACGCGATCCGGGCGATGACCGAGACGGCCGCCGAGGTGGTCGGCCTCGACGGCTCCGGGACGCTGGACCCCGGGACACACGCCGACCTGCTGGTCGTAGCCGGGAACCCACTCGACGACCTGACGGTGTTGAACGATCCCGAGGCGGTGCTGAAAGGCGGTGACCTCGTCGCCGGGTCGCTCGCCGACGGGGAGTGGGAGGGGCGCGAGGAGACGGATGGGCGGACGGCAGACGTCACTTCAGCGGCGCGTCGGTAG
- a CDS encoding GNAT family N-acetyltransferase, producing the protein MHYRAYDPDDSADRAALWDLKRGFELGLGSGTGDDAKQATYEEKLTEEYRDRWLDWVAWCVAEDPDCITVAVPDAAVEPSDTTVDADHLAGYVFLLPERLAFVWDAAVLNELYLAPDYRGTGVADDLLDRAVAHAREQDLPLDRVVLDVDRKNERARAVYDRHGFEHWGEMLAKQL; encoded by the coding sequence GTGCACTACCGAGCCTACGACCCCGACGACTCGGCCGACCGCGCCGCCCTGTGGGACCTGAAGCGCGGCTTCGAACTCGGTCTCGGGAGCGGGACCGGCGACGACGCGAAACAGGCGACGTACGAGGAGAAACTGACCGAGGAGTACCGCGACCGATGGCTCGACTGGGTAGCGTGGTGTGTCGCAGAGGATCCGGACTGCATCACGGTCGCGGTGCCGGATGCGGCCGTCGAGCCGTCCGACACGACCGTGGACGCCGACCACCTCGCGGGCTACGTCTTCCTCCTGCCCGAACGACTCGCGTTCGTCTGGGACGCCGCAGTACTGAACGAACTCTACCTCGCGCCCGACTACCGGGGCACCGGTGTCGCCGACGACCTGCTGGACCGCGCGGTCGCCCACGCTCGCGAGCAGGACCTGCCACTCGACAGGGTGGTGCTGGACGTGGATCGCAAGAACGAGCGTGCCCGGGCGGTCTACGACCGCCACGGCTTCGAGCACTGGGGCGAGATGCTGGCGAAACAGCTCTGA
- a CDS encoding metal-dependent hydrolase, with product MPSTVVHVAVAGLVGCALLADDFSPRAIGVVLLAAVVPDLDTFAGLVLPGAHRSLLHTLLLPALLAAVLLWDTRLAATSRLRARWGESAPRVAWVAVAGLLAGGIAPDLFTNGVNAFYPLHDAFYTVNGELLLSDQRGVVQTFVELQPEQPPQTTETIHYSTGVDPSPGREPENVERIFPVAASGTQLLLILLGTGSVLARLWTDRDA from the coding sequence GTGCCATCGACCGTCGTCCACGTCGCGGTCGCGGGGTTGGTGGGCTGTGCGCTCCTCGCGGACGACTTCAGCCCGCGTGCCATCGGCGTCGTGCTACTCGCGGCTGTCGTCCCGGATCTGGACACCTTCGCGGGTCTCGTCCTGCCCGGCGCACATCGATCGCTGCTCCACACCCTGCTGTTGCCCGCCCTCCTCGCGGCGGTCCTGCTGTGGGACACGCGACTCGCGGCCACCTCTCGACTTCGGGCGCGCTGGGGTGAGTCGGCTCCCCGTGTCGCGTGGGTCGCGGTGGCCGGTTTGCTCGCCGGCGGCATCGCCCCGGACCTGTTCACGAACGGCGTGAACGCCTTCTATCCGCTCCACGACGCGTTCTACACGGTGAACGGCGAACTCCTCCTGTCGGACCAGCGCGGCGTCGTCCAGACGTTCGTCGAACTCCAGCCCGAACAGCCGCCACAGACGACCGAGACGATCCACTACAGCACCGGGGTCGACCCCTCACCCGGCAGAGAGCCCGAGAACGTCGAGCGTATCTTCCCGGTGGCCGCCTCGGGAACGCAACTCCTGTTGATCCTGCTCGGGACCGGGAGTGTACTCGCGCGACTGTGGACCGACCGCGACGCCTGA
- a CDS encoding SRPBCC family protein, with protein sequence MDALELSTVVYCPPSEVYDFLREFTAYEQYSDYVKRVRRSGDGDVGSRYEITVQWWRLSYTVTPRVTALDPPKRIDWRVVDRVQAEGYWAVEPLPDEAVPADREHATRARLRIEFVQSSLSNGVSGLPPLVPFDRILKRVTPVAKREIDAVFRRAVADLEGEEREVEVEYHRKPDVLA encoded by the coding sequence GTGGACGCGCTCGAACTCAGCACCGTCGTCTACTGCCCGCCGAGCGAGGTGTACGACTTCCTCCGGGAGTTCACCGCCTACGAACAGTACTCCGACTACGTGAAGCGCGTCCGACGCTCGGGGGACGGCGACGTCGGGAGTCGCTACGAGATCACGGTCCAGTGGTGGCGGCTCTCCTACACCGTCACGCCGCGCGTCACCGCTCTCGACCCGCCGAAACGGATCGACTGGCGCGTCGTGGACCGCGTGCAGGCCGAGGGCTACTGGGCCGTCGAACCCCTCCCCGACGAGGCGGTGCCAGCCGACCGCGAGCACGCGACGCGAGCACGCCTCCGCATCGAGTTCGTCCAGTCGAGCCTCTCGAACGGGGTCAGCGGCCTCCCGCCGCTGGTCCCCTTCGACCGTATTCTCAAGCGCGTGACGCCGGTCGCCAAACGCGAGATCGACGCCGTGTTCCGCCGGGCGGTCGCCGATCTGGAGGGCGAAGAGCGCGAGGTCGAGGTCGAGTATCACCGGAAACCGGACGTGCTGGCGTGA
- a CDS encoding shikimate kinase, translating to MHGRATAPGAGTVLNALATGFGSAFAIDAETTATVDLAADAATIAGDIAGAPEADTRLIERCVELVVERFGDDEGGTVRTDSEVPMAAGLKSSSAAANATVLATLDALDAAEEIDRVAATRLGVQAARDVGVTVTGAFDDASASMLGGVTVTDNAEDELLAHESVDWDVLVWTPPEQAFSADADVEACQSVAPMAELVAELALDGRYGEAMTVNGLAFSAVLDFPTDPAVEAMPDAAGVSLSGTGPSVVAVGERAELEAVAERWRTREGTTWFTTTRQTGAEIR from the coding sequence ATGCACGGTCGGGCCACAGCACCGGGCGCGGGCACCGTTCTCAACGCGCTAGCGACCGGGTTCGGCTCGGCCTTCGCCATCGACGCCGAGACGACCGCGACCGTCGACCTCGCGGCCGACGCGGCGACGATCGCCGGCGACATCGCGGGTGCACCCGAGGCCGACACCCGACTGATCGAGCGGTGTGTCGAACTCGTCGTCGAGCGGTTCGGCGACGACGAGGGCGGGACGGTCCGGACCGACAGCGAGGTGCCGATGGCCGCCGGCCTCAAGAGTTCCAGCGCGGCCGCGAACGCGACCGTCCTCGCGACACTCGACGCCCTCGACGCTGCCGAGGAGATCGACCGCGTCGCGGCGACACGGCTCGGTGTGCAGGCGGCCCGCGACGTGGGCGTGACGGTGACCGGCGCGTTCGACGACGCCTCGGCGAGTATGCTCGGCGGCGTGACGGTGACGGACAACGCGGAAGACGAACTGCTCGCCCACGAGTCGGTCGACTGGGACGTGCTGGTCTGGACGCCGCCGGAGCAGGCGTTCAGCGCCGACGCCGACGTCGAGGCGTGCCAGTCGGTCGCCCCGATGGCCGAACTCGTGGCGGAACTCGCACTCGACGGGCGCTACGGCGAGGCGATGACGGTCAACGGCCTGGCGTTCTCGGCGGTCCTCGACTTTCCGACCGACCCGGCGGTCGAGGCGATGCCAGACGCGGCCGGCGTCTCGCTGTCCGGGACGGGACCGAGCGTCGTCGCGGTCGGCGAGCGAGCGGAACTGGAGGCGGTCGCAGAGCGGTGGCGGACACGGGAGGGTACTACATGGTTCACGACGACACGACAGACCGGCGCGGAGATTCGATGA
- a CDS encoding chorismate mutase, which yields MTERDETTTTERFTTDGGEEFDPAEASLDELRHEIEDIDREIVELIARRTYVADTVAQVKADRNLPTTDESQEERVMERAATNAKRFEVDANLVKAIFRLLIELNKAEQRESR from the coding sequence ATGACGGAACGGGACGAGACGACCACCACGGAGCGGTTCACGACCGACGGCGGGGAGGAGTTCGACCCGGCGGAGGCGTCGCTGGACGAACTCCGCCACGAGATCGAGGACATCGACCGGGAGATCGTGGAACTCATCGCCCGGCGCACCTACGTCGCCGACACCGTCGCGCAGGTGAAGGCCGACCGGAACCTGCCGACGACGGACGAGTCACAGGAGGAGCGCGTGATGGAACGGGCCGCCACGAACGCGAAACGGTTCGAGGTCGACGCGAACCTCGTGAAGGCCATCTTCCGGCTCCTGATCGAACTGAACAAGGCGGAGCAGCGGGAGAGCAGGTAG
- a CDS encoding helix-turn-helix transcriptional regulator — protein sequence MPTPLEDIRFLADSENRFTALEALAARPRTRSELRSATEASKATISRLLGDFERRGWVGRDGKRYALTPLGEHVANTFIELYGHMKTASDLRELLPWFPLGELDVEFDLEVLTSARITAATPDNPLAPVARVLEIERESTRTQTLADRLPEPCIKARHEAVVAGTQTSELVTTPAVIESVRASPYADKFEDIVAGSTVYIADSDVPPGGIHDGTAYLIVADDRDVNVGVIESDDPALVDRLAETFDRYREASIRLTASALENEREPAGSET from the coding sequence ATGCCCACTCCGCTGGAGGACATCCGCTTTCTGGCGGACTCGGAGAACCGATTCACTGCGCTCGAAGCCCTCGCGGCACGCCCCCGGACGAGGTCGGAATTGCGGAGCGCGACGGAGGCCTCAAAAGCCACGATCAGCCGCCTCCTCGGTGATTTCGAGAGGCGTGGCTGGGTAGGCAGGGACGGGAAGCGATACGCGTTGACTCCGCTCGGGGAACACGTGGCGAACACGTTCATCGAACTCTACGGCCACATGAAGACCGCCAGCGATCTGCGTGAACTACTCCCGTGGTTTCCGCTGGGGGAACTGGACGTCGAGTTCGATCTCGAGGTCTTGACAAGTGCGAGGATCACTGCGGCGACCCCCGACAACCCGCTGGCACCGGTGGCCCGCGTGCTGGAGATCGAACGCGAGTCGACCCGAACACAGACACTGGCGGACAGGCTCCCCGAACCGTGTATCAAAGCGAGACACGAGGCAGTCGTCGCCGGCACGCAGACGTCCGAACTGGTGACGACCCCAGCCGTCATCGAGTCGGTGAGGGCGTCTCCGTACGCCGACAAGTTCGAGGACATCGTCGCCGGCTCCACAGTGTACATCGCCGACAGTGACGTCCCGCCGGGTGGCATCCACGACGGGACGGCCTATCTCATCGTCGCCGACGACCGAGACGTGAATGTGGGCGTGATCGAGTCCGACGATCCGGCCCTCGTAGATCGGCTCGCGGAAACGTTCGACCGGTACAGAGAAGCGTCGATCCGACTCACCGCATCGGCGTTAGAGAACGAGCGAGAACCCGCCGGTTCCGAGACCTAG
- a CDS encoding class I SAM-dependent methyltransferase has protein sequence MALDEERLNQHVQTAITDFGATAHAPLVIIGDKLGLYETLADAGPLTSSGLAEETDTAERYVREWVRSQAAGGYVTYDPETDRYSLTPEQAALLADENSPAFMVGNFRVALSAAKIESQLAEAFRTGAGVGWHEHDADLFHAIEYSWRAQYAAHLVDNWIPALDGVDTTLETGGRVADVGCGHGASTVLMAEAYPDSTFVGIDPHEPSIAAAQERAEEAGVADRVSFEVATAKSYDGASYDFVATFDAFHDMGDPVGAAAHVHDTLTSDGTWMIVELFANDSVEDNLNPMGRAAYSISTLICTPGALDQEAERVLGAQAGEAGIREAVTDGGFTRFRRAAETPLNLVFEVKP, from the coding sequence ATGGCACTCGACGAAGAACGACTGAACCAGCACGTACAGACAGCGATAACCGACTTCGGAGCCACGGCGCACGCACCGCTGGTCATCATCGGCGACAAACTCGGCCTGTACGAGACGCTCGCCGACGCGGGACCACTCACGTCGTCCGGACTGGCCGAAGAGACTGACACCGCGGAACGATACGTCCGCGAGTGGGTGCGCTCGCAGGCCGCCGGTGGGTACGTCACCTACGACCCGGAGACTGACCGCTACAGCCTCACCCCCGAGCAGGCCGCTCTGCTGGCCGACGAGAACAGTCCCGCGTTCATGGTGGGCAACTTTCGGGTCGCCCTATCGGCGGCCAAAATCGAATCACAACTCGCCGAGGCTTTCCGCACGGGAGCGGGTGTGGGCTGGCACGAGCACGACGCGGACCTGTTCCACGCCATCGAGTACTCCTGGCGAGCACAGTACGCGGCGCACCTCGTAGACAACTGGATTCCCGCGCTTGATGGCGTGGATACGACGCTCGAAACCGGCGGGCGCGTCGCCGACGTTGGGTGTGGTCACGGCGCGTCGACCGTCTTGATGGCCGAGGCGTATCCTGACTCGACGTTCGTCGGTATCGATCCTCACGAACCGTCGATCGCGGCGGCACAGGAACGAGCCGAGGAAGCCGGGGTCGCCGACCGCGTGAGTTTCGAGGTGGCGACTGCCAAGTCGTACGACGGTGCGAGTTACGATTTCGTGGCTACCTTCGACGCCTTCCACGACATGGGTGATCCCGTGGGCGCGGCGGCGCACGTCCACGACACGCTCACAAGCGACGGTACGTGGATGATCGTCGAGCTGTTCGCCAACGACAGTGTGGAGGACAACCTCAATCCGATGGGCCGGGCGGCCTACTCCATCTCGACGCTGATCTGCACGCCGGGCGCACTCGATCAAGAAGCCGAGCGAGTACTGGGCGCACAGGCCGGCGAGGCGGGGATCCGGGAAGCCGTCACGGACGGCGGCTTTACCCGGTTCCGCCGGGCGGCCGAGACGCCACTAAATCTCGTGTTCGAGGTCAAACCGTAG
- a CDS encoding alpha/beta fold hydrolase, whose protein sequence is MPTVRTNDIETYYELAGDGPVVVFVHASMLDHSVWDAQAAALRADHTTLVYDLRGHGRTGGSQRASYTIDLFVDDLDALLDALSLDSVVLCGLSMGGLIAECYATRHPERVVGLVLAETWTPPVLGASDWLVRRVVLPATVLPVRLFGIERVERANVWLTERFARGAGGDYAAIQRLRRDAPPMATAEFTKVVGAMTRFHRTTVDLSALTMPTLVLVAANGLPFVRRHAARIAASADERAGVSVETVPDAGHAVTVDAPDVVTDAIRGLLTRIESVPGPGDTTRTG, encoded by the coding sequence ATGCCGACCGTCCGCACGAACGACATCGAGACGTACTACGAACTCGCCGGCGACGGGCCCGTCGTCGTCTTCGTCCACGCTTCGATGCTCGACCACTCGGTGTGGGACGCCCAGGCCGCCGCGCTCCGGGCAGACCACACGACGCTCGTCTACGACCTCCGGGGCCACGGCCGGACCGGCGGGTCGCAGCGAGCGTCGTACACGATCGACCTGTTCGTCGACGACCTCGACGCGCTACTCGACGCGCTGTCGCTCGACTCCGTCGTCCTCTGTGGCCTCTCGATGGGCGGACTGATCGCCGAGTGCTACGCCACGCGGCATCCCGAGCGAGTCGTCGGTCTCGTCCTCGCCGAGACGTGGACGCCGCCGGTGCTCGGCGCAAGCGACTGGCTGGTCCGCCGGGTCGTCCTGCCGGCGACGGTACTCCCGGTCCGGCTGTTCGGCATCGAGCGGGTCGAGCGAGCGAACGTCTGGCTCACAGAACGGTTCGCCCGCGGGGCCGGGGGCGACTACGCGGCGATCCAGCGACTCCGGCGGGACGCACCGCCGATGGCGACCGCCGAGTTCACCAAGGTCGTGGGTGCGATGACGCGGTTCCACCGGACGACGGTCGATCTGAGTGCGCTGACGATGCCGACGCTCGTCCTCGTCGCGGCGAACGGGCTGCCGTTCGTCCGACGGCACGCCGCGCGGATCGCCGCGTCGGCCGACGAGCGTGCCGGCGTCAGCGTCGAGACGGTCCCGGACGCAGGCCACGCCGTGACCGTCGACGCGCCCGATGTCGTCACCGACGCGATCCGTGGACTGCTCACTCGGATCGAGAGCGTGCCGGGTCCCGGAGACACGACGCGAACCGGCTAG